The following nucleotide sequence is from Oreochromis niloticus isolate F11D_XX linkage group LG9, O_niloticus_UMD_NMBU, whole genome shotgun sequence.
GCTGGACACATTCCCCAGGCCGTCAATGTCCCACGTAAGCAGGATTTTGATACTTGTAGGGACttgtctggtttcctgttttcctGCATTTGTAAGTTAACATGTGTGGTCTTTGTTGGTATGTATCTCAGTGGACAACCTGGAGGAGTCTCTGCAGCTGTCCCCTGAGCTCTTTGAGCAAAGGTTTGAAGTGAAGGCTCCCACGAAAGCTGATGACAACATTGTGTTTCACTGCAAAAGTGGCAGCAGGAGCATCAGAGCACTAGGCATCGCTCATCAGCTGGGATTTAGCAAGTAAGTAGTAATAAATGTCCTtgtttctatgcaaaacaaacCTGGAGATTAAGCACACTACCAGTGGAAATCAACTGTGgaaacacagtgtgtgtgtttccagggTAAATTTCTAAAGAGGTGAGGTCTACTACAGATCTGCAGCATTGGATCAATGAGAGGTTTACAAAGTCTGAAAGCACAGGGGCATGGCAGAAAACCTGTGTAACAAGCTCTGTATGTTGTGCTGTGAATTGTTTTCCCTTTCTCCACAACCAGTTCAAAGGTAAAATGGTACAGGGCGATGGTGGAGAAATGTGGCCACTTAACAAGTTAAATTGGCAAACTGGACAGGGATCCGAAACTTACCCAAAATGGGCAGTTAGGTCACAGACGAGCGTCCTGCAGATCAGGTTATGCCGAGTGAAGATCAGATACACTGCAAAGAGATTAGACTGGAGGACAGGTTTTAAACTGCATGCAGTCTCACTGGCTTTGATAGGCGGGTTGAAAGAAATTCTTTACTTAGTCTTGTGAACATGTAATTCCCATACAGATGTATTTTTCTACTGACCATATCTACAAAAATATGAAGTCTTATCTGGCCTATAagtagcaaaaataaaaatcattacCATTCAGTTATTATCCTTATTTATTGTTCCAGCACTCCTGCTACATTTAGATGTCTCCCAGGAAGTCACGCTTTGACCAAAATGAATCTCGTAACGAATGCAGAGAGTTATCATCAACTTCTGAATCAAACTGACTTGATATTCATGTGCAGTTCAAGTGGGTCTGCTGTACTCAGTGAATGAGTGTACAGTGATCAAGCCCAAAAAACATGCATCAGATCAACTGCATGACCAGGAGCAGGCATGTTATTTCCCGTAGTGCATGTTTGGCATGTGCACTATAATTTAGACTGGGTGCCACCTCGTCCTTATCTAGAATTGAAGGTGAAGGGTTGCTATTTTGACACCCTGGAGGAGAGCCAGTGTTTGCTGCAAATGCACAGGTGCAAGTTGTGAAAGTGGGAGTGGCACATTTATACACAAGGAGAACACTTTGAAGACGATGCTAATCAAACTTAAATCAGGTAACTTCTGCTGTTTTACAGACTCTTAAATCTTGGTTTGTGTTTCATAAACATTAATCCAAGATCTATAATGGTGCATTACTGCTGAAGCTGGAGTACAGAGTCCTCAGGTGATACTTTGACTTGCTGAACTGTGGGTGACCTTTTAGTATAAAGCAAACAACAGTATTAAGAGATTAAGCTCCTCTatctgtgctttttttgtttttccccctcAGGGCGAGACATTTTAAAGGAGGCTACTCCGAGTGGGTCGACCAAGAAGGAAAATTAATCAAGTGAAGTCTGCACTGAAGTTCTTCATAGCCACCCGGCTGCTACATATCTGAACAATTTATATGATAGATTTTCATCATATTCTATTAACAAGTACTGTTTCTTTTAAGTAACAATTTAAATGCACTGTCTGTGATATATCTCTTATTTTGTTCAAGAGTACTGTCAAAGGAAGTTTTTAACACAGTTTTGCTGTAACTTTATGTGAAAATATTACAAGTGTCCTTTTTATCCTGCTTTAAGATATGACATGGATTACCAGCTGATGAATGTGAAGGTTCTTTAAATAAACcctataaaaaaattaaacatctgtgccaaaatattttttctttgtcatcaTAAATACCTAATTACTATAAAAGCAACTAACCTAtccattttatattttacatttttatattttaatgttttttttttaaccacactgAACACTAAGCAAAAGATGAAAATGGAAAACACAGAAGTAAAAGTACAGGAGCTCATTAAAATGTTCATTCAAATAAGTGGAGAGAAAATTTACTTTGTTTCATTGGCCTGAAACACTTTAATGAGCATGTGGCTGTTTTGCCAGCACTTTGAGTttatagtttgtttgtttttccttttagtcTGCAGTCTtcacacatttgttttatatcttttcCAAATTTTATTTCTGGCTCATTTGTACACTGCATCACGAGTTAAAATCTGGCCAACAACAACTTAAAGTGCAGCACATTAAGTATgcaaaaagatttattttttaaaatacactgtttttttccttaTCCAGTGAAGGAAATGCATATTTTTGCTTCTAAGTGTTAAATTTGGAGGCAGCTGCTCTGTCTACATCGCAGTAGCACTTCTTAATCCTGACTGTTCACCTAACACACTAAACTGTTTTGGTTGGAATTTTCCTGCTCTGTAAATctctacagcagcagaagacggCACTGGGTGTGACTCCTGTGAGCTAAGGACAGTAAACTGAGGCTgcaattcacacaggctcaacAAATTTGGGCAATAAAAGATTGAGAAAACATTTCCTGGTCTGATTAATcttcatttcctgttgccacaaTTATAGGTGTTGGTGTAATGGTTTTgcgatattttcttggcacactttaaGGCTCTTAGTACAAACTGAACTTAggttaaacaccacagcctaaatgagtattgttgctaaatatgtccatccctttatgaccagtGTACCCaccttctgatggctgcttccagcaggataacacagcACAAAGTTCCAacaatctcaaactggtttcagtGTTCAAATGGCCTCCACTGTCATCAGATCTGattccaatagagcaccttggGGATGTGATATAACAGAAGATTCACATTGTGgttgtgcagctgacaaatctgtgATGTTGTCATGTCAATACGGACCAAAATCTCTggggaatgtttccagcaccttcttGATTCTATCTGAAGACAAAAGAGTCCTGCAGTGTTTTACTTCATTGTGACTCTACCAGCTGAACCTAAAAGATgcaccaataaataaataaataaacaatccATAGgctattattgttgttgttgttatttatttaattaattattcagCTGTGTCCATTTCATTTCATTCGTGTCTCCTAATATGTTCTCCCTTGTTTCCTCTATTTTGTCCTTTTGCTGTGTAAACACATACCCGCACATGCGCTGCATTATTTCAGTTTGGAATAAGAGCAGTTCAGCCTGAATGCCAACAGATGGCAACAAAATGTCGGCCAACTCTAAGagtgtttatttccattttctctCCAACACTGTTCTTATCATTATTGTATCCATGCCCTCTAAGGGCTGACCTTCACAGTGGTATTAGTCTGCGCTGATATACATCCTGTGAGTAACAGCTCTGTGAGCGGCTGTCAGGAGCTCGAGCTGGCCAAGGTCTGTACAGCTCTCATTCAAAGGGGAAAGAGATCCCACTTCACTCTTCAGCTTCCCGTCCCTTTCTGATCAGAGCTATTTGCATAGCATCCGTACAGCAGGCGTGTCATGGGTGAAGGAGTTGATGTTTATGTGTGGATGTATGGAGGGAATTGGGTGTACACCCTTAGTGATGACTTTGGAGGAGATGAACATAAAGAGAGCAAAGGGTGTCTGGATTTAATGGACACCGGTTTCGAGTGACTGCACTGGAACATCATCCAAAGTCAAAATGTATTCTGTGTTGTGGATATCGCACATCATTAAATTTCATCAGGCTCCAAACACATGCCAGCTGCAGCACATATTAGGAGTCTCCAAAGCTCTATACGGCAGAAGATGTATATATATGCCAGAAAGCTTCTGCAGACAAGAAGGATGGGTCAGATTTCCAGTGGGCACCAAGGACATTTAGGCACTTTTACATGAGTTAAAACACAAACTGACAGGTGGTTCAGAGTGAAAAATGATCAGTTGGCGATTGTTTGTCAGCGGCTGCAGTTACACAGGACAGGCCATTAACTTCCTGCTGCTcgctgctttttaaaatgcaCTCTACCAAGGCTTTGTAATAAAGTCGACTATGACtctgttttgcctttttttaattCTGGAAATGTAAACCACATGGCCTTCATTTGTCTCCAAAACGGCTGTTGTGCTAAACCTCCCTCACAGGACTTTTGTTGAATTttctccagtttttttttttcttccttctttgcGAGCTGGAATGTGTACATGAATGGGAAAAATGACACCCTCCTTCGCGTGGTTTGGTCCAGATCTCACTTACTTGGTGCGCGCTGTAGGGGCTCCTGCAGTACGGATTCCTCTTATCTGCCATGTAGACAGAGGGGGGACGCATTGGCTGAGAGCAGAGAGATATAAGGCAAAAAGGTCCTGGTGTGGCGGACCACCAgatggctccactcacacccaagttGAAGGGAAGAGCTGGGTGGAGATTTTGGCGCTTACTGTATCTTAAGTTCTGAGAGacagtgtgtgaataaacagttGGAGTGAGACACAGGAACCTCTCGTGTCGTTATTtcttacctccacattggtgaccccaGTAGCGAACATGCTAAGGCTCGACGACGAAGCCAGCTCCGGCCTGGAAGCATCGGCTGCCGCCGGATTTGCACCTCCGCCGATGGCTGCGTTTGCTGTGGCGCTTAAATTGCCGGATTTTTGGCTTCACGATCCCCCTTCATGGTTCGTGCACGTAGAAGCTCAGTTTGCTCTTCGTGGAGTTTCAGCCGACGATACTAAATACCACCATGTGGTGGCTTCTCTTGACCCGCTGTCAACCCGCCGCGTGATGACTCTCCTCCGGGACCCTCCAGCCCACGGCAAGTACACCGCTCTCAAGGCGCTGCTGCTGCGGCGTTACTCCCTCTCTGATGCTGAGCGAGCCGAGAAACTCCTTTCCCTCGCGGGCCTGGGCGACGGCACCGCCCTCGAGCTCATGGAGAGCATGCTGTCCTTGCTGGGCGCGGATGATGGAGGATTTCTCTTCACCCACCTCTTTCTCCGACAGTTGCCGGCTCCAGTGCGCGCTGGCCTTGCCAACTCCCCGCTATTGGCCACGAAGGATTACCGCTCTCTGGCGGAAGAGGCAGATCGCATCCTCCTTGCTACCAGGAGTTTCGGCGTCCAGGCGGTTGTTCAGGACTCACCAGCGTTTTCCCCTGCCTCCTCACCGATGCTCCAGGGACCCTCCGACTCGTCCACGGTGGCCGGAATCGCTGCGCGGCAGCACCGCGGAAAAGGGCTTTGCTTTTATCACCAGCGTTTTGGAGCGAAGGCCCGGCGCTGTCTCCCGCCTTGCAGTTTCCAGACCCAGGGAAACGGGCATGTCAGCGCTCGGTAGCAGCCGCGACCGCTGGCAACAAGGAAAGGCTGCTTTTCTTAGAGGACTCACGCTCGGGGAGGCGTTTCCTGGTGGACTCCGGCTCACAGAAGAGCCTTCTTCCCCCGGCTGGCTCGGACGGGCTAGCTGAGGGCTGCGGGCCATTGCTAACAGCGgctaatggctctcccatcaaAACCTTCGGCgaaaggttggtgactgtttgCTTTCATGACCGTGACTTTcagtggaactttgttgttgctgctagCTCTGTGCCTATAATAGgcgctgattttctttgtgctcaCGGACTGCTGGTTGATGTTGCTAACAGACGTTTAATTGATGCTGTGTCATTTTCCTCATTACCCTGTTTTACTCGGGGTGCTCAGCCCGTGGTGCATGCTAACTCAGTGGATTCGGGTGACGTTTTTCAATGTTTGCTTTCTGAGTTTCCCTCACTCACTGTCCCCACTTTCTCGAGCACTGTGACGAAGCATGGGGTGGAGCATTACATAACTACAGTAGGGCCCCCGGTTTTCGCGCGCGCGCGTCGCCTCGACCCTGCTAAACTGGCTGTCGCTCGGGAAGAATTTGCCACCATGGAGCGCCTGGGCATCGTGCAGCGTTCGAATAGTGCCTGGGCTTCTCCTTTACACATGGTGCCTAAATCTGATGGTCGGTGGCGACCTTGTGGGGATTTCCGCCGTCTTAATAACGTCACGGAGAACGACCGTTATCCCATTCCCCACATCCAAGATTTTTCCGCCCATCTTGCAGGGACCTCTGTTTTTTCGAAGATCGATTTGGTACGGGGATATCATCAGGTTCCCGTGCGCGCGGAGGACGTCCCCAAAACCGCCGTTATTACACCTTTCGGCCTTTTCGAGTTTCTGCGCATGCCGTTTGGCCTGAAAGGTGCCGCCCAAACCTTCCAGCGGTTGATGGACTCTGTCTTGCGCgggctgccctttgtttttGTATATCTTGATGATATACTGGTAGCCAGCAGCTCGAATGAGCAGCACCTGTTCCATCTGCGTCAGGTTTTTCAGCGTTTGACGGAGCATGGACTGATTATTAATCCGTCTAAATGCCAGTTTGGGTTGCCCGTTCTCGATTTTCTTGGGCACCGCATTTCCGCTGAGGGCGCGGTTCCGTTGCCTGACAAAGTCCGAGCTGTTTCGGAATTTCCGCGTCCTGCAAACGTTAAAGCACTGCAGGAATTTTTGGGGATGGTGAATTTTTACAATCGTTTTCTCCCCAGGGCGGCACATCTGCTGAAGCCCCTTTACGGGGCGTTAAAAGGTAAGAAGGCTAATGACGCCGTCGACTGGTGTCCAGAAAGCATCCAAGCGTTTTCTGATGCTAAGTC
It contains:
- the LOC100696082 gene encoding thiosulfate:glutathione sulfurtransferase isoform X2, with the protein product MPGSVVTYSELKTMLASHNIQLFDVRNPDEYQAGHIPQAVNVPLDNLEESLQLSPELFEQRFEVKAPTKADDNIVFHCKSGSRSIRALGIAHQLGFSKARHFKGGYSEWVDQEGKLIK
- the LOC100696082 gene encoding thiosulfate:glutathione sulfurtransferase isoform X1; the protein is MLSFVLSRSFCQVVTEANRRCYPAFGSIFRTFSTSSPKCDEASDDGSVVTYSELKTMLASHNIQLFDVRNPDEYQAGHIPQAVNVPLDNLEESLQLSPELFEQRFEVKAPTKADDNIVFHCKSGSRSIRALGIAHQLGFSKARHFKGGYSEWVDQEGKLIK